The segment TTATAACCGTCCAGCATTTTAAAGTTATTAGACTCAAGATTTTTTTCTAAGCTCTCAATTTCTTTTTTGGTGAATATTCTTAATTGCTCAAACTCCTCAAGGTTCAGGCCCTTTTTATTACAAAGATGTGCCATCCTTTCCGGTCTATCTTCTATCAATACAATTTCTTCCATTATAAATTTGATTTATAGAACTTCAAAATGTGAGTAAAACCTTTACAACCATCGATTTCTTCTTTAAAAGGAATATCACTATTGCTACATAGATAGTTTAATCTAAAAAAACCTTCCTTAAACTTAGTTTCAATAGACCAATCACAAAGGTTCATTAATTTGTCTTTAATTGAATCAAAGTCACCACCTATTGAGGTAAGTTTATTGTTAACTTTTATAGAATTTCCTTCACTAAAAGAATTATAATGCACTATTTTCAATACAACAGACTCTTTATCTTCAAGTGCTTCGATAGTTATGTCTTTACACTCTTCAAGTTCATCACGCCTTTTTTTAATTTCTTTAAATATTAGAGCGATAGCAGATCTGAACCACTGAACATCTGTATAAAATGTTTTTGACTCAAGATTTTGTAATATGGGACGGTTAAATTCACTTGAAGGACTTAATAAGGAAGCTCTTTTTAATTCATCGATGACGAGTTTTCTTAATTGATTTCCTTCCTCACGTACCTCGATTTCATTTTTAAAATGATTTATAACATCTCCGAAATTTGAAAAATGAATGTCTTTGTCCGGATTCGAAAATTTATATGGCCATTCAAAAGGATTTCTTCCGGGGTTTTCAGAACACCAATTCGCTAACTCAGGGCTTGACCATCCTGCTTTAATTCTATCAAATCCCCAGCCTTCGTTTCCAACTTCTTTAATAAGTAAAAATGTACGGCATTTAGCCTGCAAAAATGGTTTTAATTCCTGTAAATCCCAGCTTATGGCTTTGTACTCTTTTTCAAGCTTTCCTAAAAATGAGTTATAATCATTGTATTCCAATCCTAAATCCCAACTATGAACAGAATACTTAAGTGCGCTACCATTCTTTCTGAAGCTTGATAACAGATTTACCAGTCTTTGTGGATTGTGAACCGTTTTTGAACTGCTACCTTGCTGTTCTTTACTGTCTTTTTTTGTAGTATTAGATGACTTTATAGTATCTACTTTTCCATCAATTGCATCTGATATCTCACGAAGCTTTTTTTTGATAACTTCAACATCATTCTTTACAGAATTGTGATCACCTTCAAGCTTTCGAATCTCATCTGAAGCGAATTTGATTAACTTCTCTTTATGCTTTGTATCAAGCAGTTGGCTTTGCAGAAGATCCTGAATAAAATCAATTTTTGATTGGTTATTCTTCTTTTTGCTCTTTCTTAACTGGTCTAAAGCTTTAGCATCAACTACATTTAACCCTGTAAGTGCGAGTTTTATTTTCGGCTTTGTACCTTCTGAGCTTTTCTCACCCATAATAATACTCCATTGCTGCTACTATCCCGTCAGAGTCCCAAACCTCAAATAACCTATCCGGATTAAAATTGATAGATATTCCTGTTAATACTTCAAATCTATGCTGAAGCTTCCTATAGCTATGATCGTTTGCTCCCTTCACCATCTTTAAATACCGTAATTTTCCATCGATTACATTTTCTATGTCCGGCTCTCCATTTTTAACATGACCTTTGTCAGCTTTGTAATTATTTAAAATCAATTCCTCTGCTTTTTCTTTTCCATACTGTTCCCAAAAATAAATCCAGTGTCTTAGCTGTTTGATGTAACGGCGGTTTACATTCACTTTTTCATTTACAGTTAACCCTGTAACCTCTTGTCTTTCTGTTTTTGTATTAAGCCTTGTTTTTTGGTGTTTGACATGAAAATTTTCCTCTTTAATCAATTTCTTTAGTGATGCTCTGAACTCACCGTCTTTGTTATAAATATTATGATTAGATGAAAATGTGATATCATCAGCATAACGAGTATATGCACAGCCAAACTGTTCAGCAAGAGAGGTTAGTTTAACATCCAGTCGGTAACAAATAATATTTGTTATAATTGGAGAAGTTGGGGCTCCTTGAGGAAGTACATCTTTAACTTGTTTTTTCCAATGCCCCTCAACTTTTCTTTCAACTTCCAAATCTGTAAAACAGATAGCTGAAATTCTATTTGCAAGTTCCAGACGCCCATTATTTCTGTTTAGATTAAACGGGGGGTACTGTAATCTCTTCCAGAATCTAGGCTTGTCTATGGAAGGGAAAAAGTCCTTCAGATCTGTATTAAAAACAAAGTTCTTCCCTGTATGCGGTTTTGCATTGTCAACCACGGATTTATCCGTTACAAAGCCTGTGGCATTGGGATGTGGTTCAAATACAGACTGCAAGATATGCGCAATAGCTTTTTGAATACTCTTTAATCCTGATACTGGTGAATGGATGACTCGAACCCCACCCGATTTTTTGGGAATTTTGAACTTCTCATACACGTCACCTCTTAAACTTGGATTGGAATAATAAGTAAGTGATTTAAGTTTTACTGCCTTGGCAGTTTCACCATATAACATTTCATTAACCAATTTAATGAGAGACAAGAGATCTTCCATAGATTTGGTTTCTGAAAAATTATTCCGAATTATTATTCTCTGATGAGGTAACATGTATTAAAAAAATTTAAATTAAAGAGCTTTGAAATGCCCACTGATATTCTTTATGTATGAATGAACTATCATTAATAATAATAGTATACAGTCAATAGTCCCTATTCACATGTATCTCATGTAAAGTATAACCTTACCTGATCTACCTGCAAATCAAGTACTGACATTCAGCCCGGCAAGTGTTGCAACACTTAACGCCGGACAGACACGCCGAATACAGCGTGCAGTTTCAATATCTTGTGTGGGCAATTCCAAAGAACTCTAAAATATTAACAAACTGTGCAGTGAATGTGCACTTTTTGCA is part of the Natronogracilivirga saccharolytica genome and harbors:
- a CDS encoding reverse transcriptase family protein; its protein translation is MEDLLSLIKLVNEMLYGETAKAVKLKSLTYYSNPSLRGDVYEKFKIPKKSGGVRVIHSPVSGLKSIQKAIAHILQSVFEPHPNATGFVTDKSVVDNAKPHTGKNFVFNTDLKDFFPSIDKPRFWKRLQYPPFNLNRNNGRLELANRISAICFTDLEVERKVEGHWKKQVKDVLPQGAPTSPIITNIICYRLDVKLTSLAEQFGCAYTRYADDITFSSNHNIYNKDGEFRASLKKLIKEENFHVKHQKTRLNTKTERQEVTGLTVNEKVNVNRRYIKQLRHWIYFWEQYGKEKAEELILNNYKADKGHVKNGEPDIENVIDGKLRYLKMVKGANDHSYRKLQHRFEVLTGISINFNPDRLFEVWDSDGIVAAMEYYYG